A single Arachidicoccus sp. BS20 DNA region contains:
- the rplQ gene encoding 50S ribosomal protein L17, producing MRHGDKQNNLGRKKAHRDALLSNLAAQLITHKRIVTTLAKAKELRKYVEPLITKTKKNSSEALISHNHRIVFSYLQNKTAVKELFTVVGPKINERPGGYTRIIKLGIRPGDNAEKAMIELVDFNEVYGASIETGAEPAKKTRRSRSSAKKVEAAVAEAPSAITEAEVAEETPAEELPKAEDNTTEETKESGEEA from the coding sequence TTGTCAAACCTTGCTGCACAGTTAATCACACACAAGCGTATCGTAACTACTTTGGCAAAAGCTAAAGAATTGCGTAAGTATGTTGAGCCGTTGATTACAAAAACGAAGAAGAATTCAAGCGAAGCTTTGATAAGTCACAATCATCGTATCGTGTTCAGTTACCTGCAAAATAAAACTGCAGTAAAAGAATTATTTACCGTAGTTGGTCCGAAAATCAATGAACGTCCGGGTGGTTATACACGCATCATCAAGTTAGGTATTCGTCCCGGCGATAATGCAGAAAAAGCAATGATTGAGTTAGTTGATTTCAACGAAGTTTATGGAGCTTCAATTGAAACAGGAGCTGAACCGGCTAAGAAAACACGGCGTAGTCGTTCTTCTGCGAAGAAAGTGGAAGCAGCTGTAGCAGAAGCGCCATCGGCTATTACTGAAGCAGAAGTTGCTGAAGAAACTCCGGCAGAAGAATTGCCAAAAGCAGAAGACAATACTACTGAAGAAACAAAAGAAAGCGGCGAAGAAGCTTAA
- a CDS encoding hybrid sensor histidine kinase/response regulator transcription factor produces the protein MHKGLLLVISLILFSGYTKAQQGLLTLSNIDVTKGLSNNSVTCLLRDKYGFMWMGTYDGLNRYDGYEFKIFRSKWQDSTSLINNHVVVLKENNEHSIWVGTLKGLCVFDYRSFKFHNIYYSPNGQHSPHEMDARIKEIETDKNGNTFVATEDDGLFVLQKDRNIFKQIPFENSVKYNASAITLYKNNELLLFIMGKGLYTFNPVDNTIILLTDKITDASKLLYLPEQNNILIGTENGLFKYDISSGEISLPYLQFAHSNVTNLYKDKENNLWVSTDGDGLGEIHPDNSVDFLKQSDDNNGLKSNAVYAVYENNNEKWIATLRGGVGILNTKPNLFNTIRRNPVSHNTLASDFALSFGEDDKHNIWIGTDGGGISYWNLKTNTFTNYTHNPDNPNSLLSNYVTSILNDYKNRLWIASFSGGIDLFNKTTNSFTHYPCYNPVTGKQNINLWKLYQDSHHRIWAGCTKDDALFLFNEKENRFELFDNSLINIHTLYEDSRGNLWAGNYNQLIKIDTLQKRHLYLNVGYAVRAIIEDKNHRLWIGTEGGGLMLYNQANNTFKHYTEADGLPSNSVLNILQDAQGNLWCSTYNGLAKFDVAKNTFVNFNINDGLQSNQFNYNAAFKLSNGEFLFGGVGGFNKFNPDEIRKDIIHPPLLVTDFKINDVPLEDTRYLPQGSTPVDVENISIPFNQATLSVRFAGLDYTAPGSIVYAYYLEGWDKGWNDAGKARVANYSRLYEGNYKLHIRATNTDGSWSADERVINIKVLPPWYRTWWAYLLYAAAFASAVYFYLKYKQRQTALEYEMKLTRLNAETEKELTERKISFFTNISHEFRTMLTLIINPIKELMKNVDENEHPEEIKTVYKNSKRMLSLVSQLLLFRKTDAEDAEMQVSKLNFSALAREVFDSFAYQAKTKTVHYTFVCDNENVEIYGDYEKLGIVLFNLLSNAIKYVPEKGKVELTVKEDENKVHISVTDNGLGITEENKEKIFLKYYQIHSLENTGRTGFGIGLFLVKNFIDKHYGYVGFCSEQNKGTTFNIELLKGKKHFAGIPIRESKNSDQTLLEEIMPEEIVQNNEQVLNDDILQAELISTNKTILLADDDVDIRSYVRKLFANGYKIIEVSNGLAALEQVRKCMPDLVILDLVMPGMYGDEICQSIKSDERLSHIPVIMLTAEISSEVKLRCVESGADDYITKPFDKELLSARVNNLLKTKSNLQRYFYNEITLQENFQKISAEDKAFMEKCIAVVEEHLDDDQFEIKKLADKLCMSHSNLYKKIHHISGYSASGFVRFVRLRKAAELFINADHNVNETAFMVGFNDVKYFRTQFQKVFGMTPSAYIKKYRKSLGASYSSMNFNAS, from the coding sequence ATGCACAAAGGACTTCTGCTTGTTATTTCTTTGATTCTTTTTAGCGGTTATACTAAAGCACAGCAGGGTTTATTAACGCTTTCAAATATTGATGTAACCAAAGGTTTATCTAATAATTCTGTAACCTGTCTCTTGCGGGATAAATACGGCTTTATGTGGATGGGAACTTACGATGGCTTGAACAGATATGACGGCTATGAATTTAAAATATTCCGCAGCAAATGGCAAGACTCAACATCGCTTATTAATAACCATGTTGTTGTTCTGAAAGAAAATAATGAGCATTCCATTTGGGTTGGTACGCTTAAAGGATTATGCGTATTTGATTACAGAAGTTTTAAATTTCATAATATTTATTATTCCCCGAACGGGCAGCATTCTCCGCATGAAATGGACGCCCGTATTAAAGAAATAGAAACCGATAAAAATGGTAACACATTTGTTGCTACTGAAGATGACGGTTTATTTGTATTACAAAAGGATAGAAATATTTTTAAGCAAATACCATTTGAAAATTCGGTTAAGTACAATGCTTCAGCGATTACTCTATATAAAAACAACGAGCTTTTATTGTTTATAATGGGAAAAGGATTATACACATTTAATCCTGTTGATAATACAATTATTTTGCTTACAGATAAAATTACCGATGCATCTAAACTGCTTTATCTGCCTGAACAAAATAATATTTTAATAGGAACGGAAAACGGTCTTTTTAAATACGATATATCCTCAGGCGAAATATCGCTCCCCTATCTTCAATTTGCACATAGTAACGTTACTAATCTGTATAAAGATAAAGAAAACAATCTTTGGGTTTCTACCGACGGCGACGGACTGGGCGAAATCCATCCCGATAACAGCGTTGATTTTCTTAAACAAAGTGATGATAACAACGGATTAAAGAGTAATGCAGTTTATGCAGTATATGAAAATAATAATGAAAAATGGATAGCAACGTTAAGAGGCGGCGTAGGTATCTTAAATACCAAGCCGAATTTGTTTAATACCATCAGGAGGAATCCCGTTTCGCATAATACACTTGCAAGTGATTTCGCGCTTTCATTCGGCGAAGATGATAAGCACAATATCTGGATTGGTACGGACGGCGGAGGCATAAGTTATTGGAACCTTAAAACAAATACTTTTACCAATTATACGCATAACCCTGACAATCCAAATTCGCTTTTAAGCAATTATGTAACAAGTATTTTGAACGATTATAAGAATCGTTTATGGATTGCATCTTTCAGCGGCGGTATTGACTTATTTAACAAGACTACAAACAGCTTTACACATTATCCTTGTTATAATCCCGTTACGGGAAAACAAAATATCAATTTATGGAAATTGTACCAGGATTCGCATCATCGTATTTGGGCAGGATGCACCAAAGACGATGCGCTTTTTCTTTTTAATGAAAAAGAAAACCGCTTCGAGTTGTTCGATAATTCGCTCATCAATATTCACACATTGTATGAAGATTCGCGGGGCAATCTCTGGGCAGGCAATTACAATCAGCTGATAAAAATAGATACGCTACAAAAACGTCATTTATACCTCAACGTGGGTTATGCTGTACGCGCTATCATCGAAGATAAAAATCATCGTTTATGGATTGGGACAGAAGGCGGTGGTCTAATGTTGTACAATCAGGCGAACAATACTTTTAAGCATTACACAGAAGCCGACGGATTGCCAAGCAATTCTGTTCTGAATATTTTGCAGGATGCGCAGGGCAATCTTTGGTGCAGCACGTATAATGGCTTAGCCAAATTTGATGTTGCAAAAAATACATTTGTCAATTTCAATATTAACGATGGATTGCAAAGTAATCAGTTCAACTACAATGCGGCGTTTAAACTGAGTAACGGCGAGTTTTTATTCGGTGGCGTAGGAGGGTTTAATAAATTTAATCCGGATGAAATCAGGAAAGATATTATTCATCCGCCATTGTTGGTAACTGATTTTAAAATCAATGATGTACCGCTTGAGGATACCAGGTATTTGCCGCAAGGCTCAACACCTGTAGATGTGGAAAATATAAGCATTCCGTTTAATCAGGCTACGCTTTCTGTACGATTTGCAGGTTTGGATTATACAGCGCCGGGCAGTATTGTATATGCTTATTATTTGGAAGGTTGGGATAAAGGTTGGAATGATGCCGGTAAAGCACGTGTTGCAAATTATTCCCGTTTGTATGAAGGAAATTACAAGCTGCATATAAGAGCCACCAATACAGATGGGAGCTGGAGTGCCGATGAGAGAGTTATCAATATTAAAGTTCTTCCGCCGTGGTACAGAACGTGGTGGGCGTATTTGCTGTATGCGGCAGCATTTGCATCGGCTGTTTATTTTTATTTGAAATACAAACAAAGGCAAACAGCGCTGGAATATGAAATGAAGCTCACGCGCCTGAATGCCGAGACAGAAAAAGAACTGACCGAAAGAAAGATTTCTTTTTTTACCAATATTTCTCACGAGTTCCGAACTATGCTTACGCTTATCATTAATCCGATTAAGGAACTGATGAAAAATGTAGATGAAAATGAACATCCCGAAGAAATAAAAACTGTTTATAAGAATTCCAAACGAATGCTTTCTTTGGTAAGTCAATTACTGTTGTTCAGAAAAACCGATGCGGAAGATGCGGAAATGCAAGTAAGCAAACTAAATTTTTCGGCGCTTGCAAGAGAAGTGTTTGACAGCTTTGCCTATCAGGCAAAAACAAAAACCGTTCATTATACTTTTGTATGCGACAATGAAAATGTAGAAATATACGGCGATTATGAAAAGCTCGGAATCGTGCTGTTCAATCTATTGTCCAACGCAATAAAATACGTGCCTGAAAAAGGAAAAGTCGAATTGACCGTAAAAGAAGATGAAAACAAAGTGCATATATCTGTTACCGATAATGGTTTGGGAATAACAGAAGAAAACAAGGAAAAAATATTTTTAAAATATTACCAGATTCATTCGCTGGAAAATACGGGAAGAACGGGTTTCGGCATCGGCTTGTTTTTAGTCAAAAATTTCATTGACAAGCATTACGGATATGTCGGTTTTTGCAGCGAACAAAACAAAGGCACAACTTTTAATATAGAACTCTTAAAAGGTAAAAAGCACTTTGCAGGCATTCCTATTCGGGAAAGTAAAAATAGTGACCAAACTTTGCTGGAAGAAATTATGCCGGAAGAAATTGTGCAAAACAATGAACAGGTTTTGAATGATGATATTTTGCAAGCAGAATTAATTTCTACCAATAAAACCATTCTTTTAGCGGATGATGATGTTGATATCCGCAGTTACGTACGCAAATTATTTGCAAACGGTTATAAAATAATCGAAGTAAGCAACGGGCTTGCGGCATTGGAACAGGTAAGAAAATGTATGCCCGATTTGGTTATTCTTGATCTGGTAATGCCCGGAATGTATGGCGATGAAATTTGCCAATCCATAAAGAGTGATGAAAGGCTAAGTCATATTCCCGTCATTATGCTCACGGCGGAAATTTCGTCGGAAGTAAAGTTGCGTTGTGTAGAATCCGGCGCGGACGATTATATCACAAAGCCGTTTGATAAAGAACTGTTATCGGCGCGGGTTAATAATTTATTGAAAACGAAAAGTAACCTTCAGCGTTATTTTTATAACGAGATTACGTTACAGGAAAATTTTCAGAAAATATCTGCCGAGGATAAAGCTTTTATGGAAAAATGTATTGCTGTTGTGGAAGAACATTTGGATGATGACCAGTTTGAAATTAAAAAACTGGCTGATAAACTCTGTATGAGCCATTCCAATTTATACAAAAAGATACACCATATTTCCGGCTACTCGGCAAGCGGTTTTGTGCGGTTTGTCCGTTTACGGAAAGCCGCCGAACTATTTATCAATGCCGATCATAATGTGAATGAAACGGCTTTTATGGTCGGATTTAATGATGTTAAATATTTTCGTACACAGTTTCAAAAAGTCTTCGGAATGACGCCTTCGGCATATATTAAAAAATATCGGAAGTCTTTAGGTGCATCTTATTCCTCCATGAATTTTAATGCTTCCTGA
- a CDS encoding glycoside hydrolase family 43 protein, producing MEAKSAILTFLFGASFMFVLAQQTKVPFHTNVPLDSIRLSDPFILADKPTHSYYMTGTGGLIWKSRDLKFWTGPFRVVQINPHSWMGSNPQIWAAELHYYHGKYYYFATFTNSNIKIDTFRGNVIERRACHILVSDHPDGPYVPMADSIYLPANKSTLDATFWVENNTPYMIYCHEWLQNWNGTVEKIQLKPDLSGTIGKGKILFRASSSPWSREKLNGKIVPNRVTDGPYVFRTQTGKLGMLWTSWVYNNYTQGVAYSVSGTLDGPWLQEKEPITPPNFGHGMLFRTFDGKLLMVIHSHSVNERGTYIRIPCLFEMDDSGDKLVVKRRYFP from the coding sequence GTGGAAGCAAAATCAGCGATATTGACATTTTTATTTGGAGCGAGTTTTATGTTTGTTTTGGCGCAGCAAACAAAAGTTCCTTTTCATACAAATGTACCGTTAGATTCCATTCGCTTAAGCGATCCGTTTATTTTAGCAGATAAGCCGACACATAGTTATTATATGACCGGTACGGGCGGGTTAATATGGAAAAGCCGTGATTTGAAATTTTGGACAGGACCTTTCCGCGTCGTTCAGATTAATCCGCATTCTTGGATGGGCAGTAATCCTCAAATTTGGGCTGCCGAGCTACATTATTATCATGGCAAGTATTATTATTTTGCCACATTTACAAACAGCAATATTAAGATTGATACTTTCAGAGGAAATGTGATTGAACGCCGAGCTTGCCACATTTTAGTGAGTGACCACCCTGATGGACCTTATGTTCCTATGGCAGATTCAATATACCTGCCTGCCAATAAATCTACTTTGGATGCCACATTTTGGGTCGAAAATAATACGCCTTATATGATTTACTGCCATGAATGGTTGCAAAACTGGAACGGCACAGTCGAGAAAATACAACTCAAACCTGATTTAAGCGGCACCATAGGTAAAGGAAAAATATTGTTTCGGGCGAGCAGTTCTCCTTGGAGCCGGGAAAAATTAAATGGCAAAATTGTTCCAAACAGAGTAACGGACGGACCGTATGTTTTTCGTACCCAGACCGGAAAGTTGGGAATGCTATGGACAAGCTGGGTATATAATAATTATACCCAAGGCGTAGCATATTCAGTAAGCGGTACACTGGATGGTCCATGGTTACAAGAGAAAGAACCGATTACGCCACCGAATTTCGGTCATGGTATGTTATTCCGAACATTCGATGGAAAGTTATTAATGGTAATACATAGTCATAGCGTAAATGAAAGAGGGACATATATCCGTATTCCTTGTTTATTTGAAATGGATGATTCAGGAGATAAATTGGTTGTAAAGAGACGTTATTTTCCGTGA
- a CDS encoding SusC/RagA family TonB-linked outer membrane protein, which translates to MKKRKTTFLSCAKPGGKLLIARILVALSMLAIFIDDAAAQTGKTIQGTVVNGRNVPLPNVSVVVLATKAGTITDSSGQFDLHANSSDSLMFSIIGYKTQTIAINGQSEIHVVLQENESQTLNDVVVVGFGTQKRVDLTGAVSTVNMKDIANRPVQSLSQALEGTVPGLNISQNNGSLESTPSINIRGTGTIGTSSSAPLVLIDGMEGSITAINPQDVESISVLKDASASAIYGSRAAFGVILITTKKGSVGKSKVNYNNNFRSSRPLLLPQQMDSYTWALYINAANVNSGSSAFFDSTHLQRILDYQAGKITDDIISDINNPTRWADGYAYGNANVDWYKAMYRSQSPSQEHNISVSGGNQNTTYYVSGNYMSQNGLMQFNQDFYRRYGATAKINTKINNYVSAGYSNRYLHESYQRPAALTNGFYQDLARQGWPTLPLYDPNGFLYSSPSPALAMAEGGKDNTQTDWDYQQLQITIEPLKGWKIYAIGNYRSQIVFRHWDSQELYNHDVNGEPYVYSNSSNVYEYGYKQDYFNYNAYSEYAWNIKNEHHFKMMGGFQSESTKYRDVSVQRNGIIVPAISTINTTSGTDPNGVPITPAVTGQYQAWSTAGFFGRLNYDYKEKYLLEGNIRDDGSSRFREDNRWILSPSLSLGWNVAKEAFWKGIDNVINTFKIRASYGKLGNENTNNWYPTYVTMPIGTANGTWLVNGAMPNTATAPGLVSSTLTWESIESYNLGVDLSMFNNRLTGSFDWFTRRTKNMVGPAPELPVILGTAVPQTNNTDLKTYGIETEITWSDHLNNGLAYNLHFQLSDDQTIVTKYPNPTGLLSTYVQGRKLGEIWGYTTIGIAKTQEEMDTHLATLDGGQSSLGSQWSAGDIMYADYNKDGKLSSGKGTVSDPGDLHVIGNNTPRYTFGFTANASWKGFDVNLFFQGVMKREIWQGSPFFWGTTGAGQWWADGFVQHENYFRNDPDDPLGLNLNSYYPRPLFSDKNEQVQTRYLQNAAYIRLKNIQVGYTLPSSLVKKWGIETIRFYVSGENLWTGTKMAKMFDPETVDGGSGGDVYPLQKVLSGGLSITF; encoded by the coding sequence ATGAAAAAAAGAAAAACTACATTTCTTTCTTGTGCAAAACCTGGCGGTAAGCTTTTGATTGCCAGAATCTTGGTTGCATTATCAATGCTCGCTATTTTTATTGATGATGCAGCGGCTCAAACAGGAAAAACGATTCAGGGTACGGTTGTTAATGGTCGCAATGTACCGCTTCCCAATGTTTCTGTGGTTGTGCTTGCCACTAAAGCCGGAACTATTACAGATAGCAGCGGTCAATTTGACTTACATGCGAATTCTTCCGATAGTTTGATGTTTTCAATTATCGGCTATAAAACGCAAACTATTGCGATCAATGGACAATCGGAGATTCATGTAGTGTTGCAGGAAAATGAATCACAAACGTTAAATGACGTGGTGGTGGTTGGTTTCGGTACTCAAAAGAGGGTAGATTTAACGGGTGCCGTAAGCACAGTTAATATGAAGGATATTGCTAATCGACCGGTTCAGAGTTTGTCACAGGCGCTAGAAGGTACAGTTCCCGGATTGAATATTTCTCAGAATAACGGCTCTCTGGAATCTACACCAAGTATTAATATTCGTGGTACCGGAACGATTGGAACATCATCCTCCGCACCATTAGTTTTGATTGATGGTATGGAAGGCTCAATTACTGCTATAAACCCTCAGGATGTGGAAAGTATATCTGTTTTGAAAGATGCTTCAGCTTCCGCTATTTATGGCAGCCGTGCAGCTTTTGGGGTAATTTTAATTACTACCAAAAAAGGAAGTGTAGGAAAATCAAAAGTAAATTACAATAATAACTTCCGCTCTTCACGCCCTCTACTATTGCCTCAGCAGATGGACTCTTACACCTGGGCGCTCTATATTAATGCCGCTAATGTAAATAGTGGTAGCAGCGCATTTTTTGATTCTACCCATCTTCAAAGAATCTTGGATTATCAGGCAGGGAAAATAACGGATGATATTATCTCTGACATTAATAATCCTACTCGTTGGGCAGATGGATATGCCTATGGAAATGCTAACGTAGATTGGTATAAAGCAATGTATAGAAGCCAATCGCCATCTCAAGAACATAATATAAGTGTAAGTGGTGGTAATCAGAACACCACATACTATGTTTCCGGAAATTACATGAGCCAAAATGGATTGATGCAATTTAATCAGGATTTTTATCGCCGTTATGGCGCTACTGCCAAAATCAATACAAAAATTAACAACTATGTATCGGCAGGGTACAGCAACAGGTATCTCCATGAAAGCTATCAAAGACCTGCGGCTTTGACAAATGGTTTTTATCAGGATTTGGCGCGGCAAGGCTGGCCTACGTTGCCGCTCTATGACCCAAATGGTTTTTTATACAGTTCGCCTTCTCCTGCATTAGCCATGGCTGAAGGTGGGAAAGATAATACCCAAACCGATTGGGATTACCAACAATTACAAATTACAATCGAACCTTTAAAAGGATGGAAAATATATGCTATCGGAAATTATCGTTCACAAATAGTTTTTCGTCATTGGGATTCGCAGGAACTCTATAATCACGATGTAAACGGCGAACCATACGTTTATTCAAACAGTTCCAATGTATATGAATATGGTTATAAACAGGATTATTTCAATTATAATGCTTATTCGGAATATGCCTGGAACATTAAAAATGAACACCATTTTAAAATGATGGGGGGCTTTCAATCGGAATCTACCAAATACAGGGATGTAAGCGTTCAGCGTAACGGAATTATTGTTCCCGCAATTTCCACTATTAATACAACCTCTGGCACCGACCCTAACGGAGTGCCTATAACACCGGCAGTGACCGGACAGTATCAGGCATGGTCAACTGCCGGTTTTTTTGGACGTCTTAATTATGATTACAAAGAAAAGTACCTATTAGAAGGTAATATTCGTGATGACGGGTCTTCCCGTTTCAGAGAAGATAATCGTTGGATATTATCGCCTTCTCTTTCTTTAGGGTGGAACGTTGCAAAAGAGGCTTTTTGGAAAGGAATTGATAATGTAATAAATACATTTAAAATCAGGGCTTCTTATGGTAAACTGGGAAATGAAAATACCAATAACTGGTATCCTACCTATGTTACAATGCCTATCGGAACAGCCAATGGTACGTGGCTGGTTAATGGAGCAATGCCTAACACCGCAACTGCACCCGGGCTTGTAAGTTCTACACTTACCTGGGAAAGTATCGAAAGCTATAATTTGGGGGTTGATTTGAGTATGTTCAATAACCGACTGACAGGTTCTTTTGACTGGTTTACCAGAAGAACTAAAAATATGGTAGGTCCGGCGCCTGAACTTCCTGTTATTTTAGGAACGGCTGTTCCGCAAACAAATAATACCGATTTGAAAACTTACGGTATTGAAACGGAAATTACTTGGAGCGACCATCTTAACAATGGATTGGCTTATAATTTACATTTTCAATTATCGGACGACCAGACAATTGTTACCAAATATCCTAATCCCACAGGATTGTTAAGTACTTATGTGCAAGGTCGTAAGCTTGGGGAAATATGGGGGTATACTACCATAGGAATTGCTAAGACCCAAGAAGAAATGGATACACATTTAGCTACGCTCGACGGTGGTCAAAGTTCTCTTGGTTCTCAGTGGAGCGCTGGAGATATTATGTATGCCGACTATAACAAGGACGGTAAATTGAGTTCAGGAAAAGGAACTGTAAGCGATCCCGGAGATTTACACGTTATAGGTAATAATACTCCGCGCTATACATTCGGATTTACGGCCAATGCAAGTTGGAAAGGGTTTGACGTGAATCTGTTTTTCCAAGGAGTTATGAAAAGGGAGATTTGGCAGGGAAGCCCTTTCTTCTGGGGTACAACAGGCGCCGGTCAGTGGTGGGCGGACGGATTCGTACAACACGAAAACTATTTCCGCAATGACCCGGATGACCCGCTTGGGTTGAACCTGAATTCATATTATCCTCGCCCTTTGTTTAGTGATAAAAATGAACAGGTACAAACACGATATTTACAAAATGCGGCTTATATACGATTGAAGAATATACAAGTCGGTTATACCTTACCATCTTCTTTAGTAAAGAAATGGGGCATCGAAACAATTCGCTTTTATGTATCGGGAGAAAACCTGTGGACAGGAACAAAAATGGCAAAAATGTTTGACCCTGAAACTGTGGATGGCGGCTCAGGCGGAGATGTTTATCCTTTGCAAAAAGTGTTATCTGGAGGTTTAAGTATTACATTCTAA
- a CDS encoding RagB/SusD family nutrient uptake outer membrane protein produces the protein MKYSNKINGWWLPFLLMAFVMISSCKKFLDKTPLSNITPDDYLNDESQLSAYVLGQYPSVLPGIANYSFGSFGIDANTDNMSGMSMDNKYAPGLWLVGATGGDWDFTTIYQLNYFLETVLPKWTSGKITGDADNIKHDIGEIYFLRAYVYFNKLQALGDFPILRTTLPDNKDTLTVESKRQPCSEVARFILSDLDSAITLLKDVSPDGKKNRISKACAELFKSRVALYEGTWLKYFKGTAFVPNGPNWPGAGKDYNANYQFQSGSIDNEIQYFLGEAMSAAKLVADAVPLVSNTGIIQSPNNENPYFSMFGAVDMSGYGEVLLWRQYSKALGLTHNVQVYEELGNDGIGTTRSMVESFLMSNGLPIYAAGSGYQGDDSIQSVKIGRDDRLQLFLKQPGDTNVLLNTTAGDHATVIEPIPEIWVSSAEQKYTTGYAIRKGLNYDGAQAGNGQGYTGLIIFRAVEAYLNYIEACYEKNGSLDGDARNYWTQIRERAKVSTDVDKTIAATNMSEETGDWGAYSAGKLIDPTLYNIRRERRDELMAEGLRFMDLKRWRALDQLITTPAHIEGFKLWGPMKNWYTSSELVYGASNSAAVVSDPALSPYLRPYEILGNSTGYNGVKWTMAHYLSPIAAEHFTITAQGDDLSTSPIYQNPGWSTQAGTGATD, from the coding sequence ATGAAATATTCTAATAAAATAAACGGATGGTGGCTACCATTTTTATTAATGGCTTTTGTAATGATATCATCTTGCAAAAAATTTCTTGATAAGACACCATTGTCAAACATTACGCCAGATGATTATCTGAATGATGAATCCCAACTATCTGCGTATGTTCTTGGGCAATATCCGTCCGTTCTTCCCGGAATTGCCAATTATTCATTTGGTTCATTTGGCATTGATGCCAATACAGATAATATGTCGGGAATGAGTATGGATAATAAATATGCTCCGGGCTTGTGGCTGGTTGGTGCAACCGGTGGAGATTGGGATTTTACTACTATCTATCAGTTGAATTATTTTCTTGAAACAGTATTGCCGAAATGGACAAGTGGAAAAATTACGGGAGATGCTGACAATATTAAACATGATATTGGTGAAATATACTTTCTCAGAGCATATGTGTATTTCAATAAGTTGCAGGCGTTGGGAGACTTCCCGATATTGAGAACAACCTTGCCCGACAACAAAGATACTTTGACAGTAGAAAGCAAAAGGCAGCCATGCTCTGAAGTAGCGCGTTTTATTCTTTCTGATTTAGACTCGGCTATTACATTGTTGAAAGATGTTTCTCCTGACGGGAAAAAGAACAGGATTTCAAAAGCCTGTGCGGAGTTGTTTAAGTCCCGGGTGGCTTTATATGAAGGAACATGGTTGAAATACTTTAAAGGTACGGCTTTTGTGCCGAATGGTCCCAATTGGCCCGGCGCCGGTAAAGATTATAATGCAAATTACCAGTTTCAATCCGGTAGTATTGACAATGAAATACAATATTTTCTCGGAGAAGCAATGTCGGCGGCGAAATTGGTTGCCGATGCAGTTCCTTTAGTTTCCAACACAGGTATTATACAATCGCCCAATAATGAAAATCCCTATTTCAGTATGTTTGGAGCCGTCGATATGTCAGGTTATGGCGAAGTACTACTTTGGAGACAATACAGCAAGGCGCTTGGACTCACTCACAATGTGCAAGTGTATGAAGAGTTAGGAAATGACGGAATAGGAACTACAAGAAGTATGGTGGAAAGTTTTTTAATGTCTAACGGATTACCGATTTATGCTGCCGGAAGCGGGTATCAGGGAGATGATTCTATTCAATCTGTAAAAATAGGCAGAGACGATAGACTGCAATTATTTTTAAAGCAACCGGGAGATACCAATGTTTTGCTGAATACTACAGCGGGCGACCATGCTACTGTAATTGAACCTATTCCGGAAATTTGGGTGTCAAGCGCCGAACAAAAATACACCACAGGTTATGCCATCAGGAAAGGTCTTAATTATGATGGCGCTCAGGCAGGAAACGGGCAAGGATATACAGGTTTAATTATATTTAGGGCAGTTGAAGCATACTTGAATTACATAGAAGCCTGCTACGAAAAGAACGGGTCTTTGGATGGGGATGCCAGAAATTATTGGACACAAATACGGGAAAGGGCTAAGGTAAGCACAGACGTTGATAAAACAATTGCCGCTACGAATATGTCTGAAGAGACCGGCGACTGGGGAGCCTATTCTGCAGGGAAATTAATAGACCCTACTTTATACAATATCCGGCGAGAACGGCGTGATGAACTGATGGCTGAAGGGCTTCGTTTTATGGATTTAAAACGTTGGAGGGCATTAGACCAGTTGATTACTACGCCTGCGCATATCGAAGGATTTAAGTTATGGGGGCCAATGAAAAATTGGTATACAAGCAGCGAACTTGTTTATGGCGCAAGTAATTCGGCGGCAGTTGTTTCCGACCCCGCGTTAAGTCCATATTTAAGGCCTTATGAAATACTTGGAAATTCAACCGGTTATAATGGTGTGAAGTGGACGATGGCGCATTACTTAAGTCCGATTGCCGCAGAACATTTTACTATAACAGCCCAGGGAGACGACCTCTCTACATCGCCCATTTATCAGAATCCGGGATGGTCAACGCAGGCTGGAACAGGAGCAACCGATTAA